The genomic stretch cagaatcTTATAAACATATAACATATTGGATTCTTGAATTAGATTGCTTTCTCCAGTTTGTACACAGCTAACATATGACATCATGTTTGATGTATAGAATCACATGTTGAAGAACAGTGACCTCCAGTGCACATCTgacatctctgtgtgtgcgtgtctgtcttgCTCTCTACGGCACAAATGAAGCAGTGTTATCCCGCAGCAGTTCTACGGACAGCCGTCTTTTGTAAACAAATCTATTGGGATAGTGATGTCATTGTCTGTACAAGGAGGGGAGAGGCGTCAAACCCAATGTGATAACTGACTGGAGCACAACCTGTTCCCATTCATCCTCTCAAGAAATCACAACTTTGAAATGGTAGGGGAAATGGATATATTACTGTTTTCACAGAAACACTATCTTAAAAGCAACGAGTTGACATTTGTATTTTGGTAGTATCTGGGGTCTGCTGTAGCTAATATGCAACGGGTGGATACTTAATGGAACAATTTGCCATTTGGTGCACTATGGAATGCTTTTTATTGTTACCATTTTCCATAATAACGAATCTCTGAATCACTAGTTATTAgattgtgtatgtacagtaaaaaGGATGTTGTGACAGTTTTCAGCTTGATGTTTGGGCTTGCTTGTCTTAGCAGCTTAGCTACAGAGACCTAGTGGTGCTGGTGGCCTCTCTATTACTCTATGGATTCAGCCTCTCCTCAGCCTCTGAAGGTAAACAGACTCTCCTTCATCACAGCTGAAGTAATGTACATTCTGTACTTATAAAGATTCTGCTTGTATTTGTTTCTCATTCCCtgcacattcattcattgattatTTAACTTATTATCTGGGTTTGTTGCCCCTGGGAATATCATTGATTGTGTCGACAGACAAGTCCGATTTACACATTGTTTAATTGATGTGTTATTCTATTGCAGTGGGTCTGAGTGGAAAATCATTGATTTTCCCATATGAGACGGACTACAGCTATGTCAGACTGACGCCGCAAAAACCCCTAGAACTAAATGCTTTCACGTTATGCATGCGGCTGGCCACGGAGCTACAGGAGGACCGACAGATCATCCTCTTTGCCTACCGCACCGGGGACTTTGACGAGCTAAATGTGTGGCGCGAGAAGGACGGACGCCTTTCTTTCTACCTGAGTGGAGACGGGGTAAACTTCAACCTCCCTGCACTCACCACCTTTAAGACAAGTTTGTGCCTTACGTGGGAATCTAAAACGGGTCTCTCTGCCTTTTGGATGAACGGAATACGGAGCGCGAGACAAGTTTATAAGGCCGGACATACTATTCGCGGCAAAGGAACCGTCCTTCTTGGCCAGGACCCCGACAGATATCTAGGGGATTACGAAGCCGTTCAGAGTTTTGTCGGTGAAATTTCAGATGTTAATATGTGGGACTTCGTTCTCACTGAAAGCCAGATAAAGGCAGTGCATTCTGGTGAACGTGTCCCCAAAGGCAATATTTTTGACTGGAATACAATAGCGTACCATATTAATGGCAATGTTTTAATCGTACctgattaaataataaataacctaATTATGAATAACCCCCACCTTTTTTTTTACGAATAGTTTTTTATAGTTTCAAATTGATGTGACAgaatttattaaaattaaaatggcaattgcaataataataataataataataataataataataataataataataataataataagaggtACTGCTAGAAATTTAATGCAATATCTTTTAATCTAAGTAAGGTAagatataatgtaatatacaatGATCAAagtgtttcaaaatgtacatcAAAATTCTGTCTGGTGTAAGATTATACTAGGTTAATCACAATTAATCGTGTCCATCCAGCAATTTCAatattatacatacatatacataatatTGAGATACTTAAATAATGGCTATAAAGCATTAAGCAGTGATAAAAAGAACATTTAATGAAAAGGTGTATTTGTAATAACAGACCATTACTTCCTCATTtggaaaaaataagatttttcaATGAACAGGGGAGCTCCAGAATAAAGTATGGAGTgaagataaaaaaggaaaaaggagcACAATGACAAGTATGAGAAAGGTATGAAGATGGAGAATTCAACTGAAAAGAGAAGCCAAGTTGAGCAGCAGAATTGGCTCTAAATGGGTTGAAAAGCAATGGaggaaggccaagaaaagggtgGTTCTACTTGAGGAAACAAAGCTGCAAATCAACACTGCTTGGACTAGGACTCTCTCTTAGGACGGTATTAATCCTAAATGTTGCAtgagaagaaaacaaacatgtcaAAGAAGGAATATTTTGAAAGAAGGGTAGGGAGGAGAAGTGAAAGAGGAAAGTGAAAAGCATAGGGATGTGACTGGAAGGTTATATGTTTAAACTCAAGGCTCTGTACACATTAGGTACCTGTTTTATTAATCACATATATTAACCCATTTCAATAATGTTCATTTGCAAGTTACAttgtaaataacaaataacttgGAACGcaatttattgttttgtgttcatatggcaaattgaattgaataaattGAATAAAGAAGCCACTCTACAATATGCTGGTATGCTTTCACTCCCTGCGCAACAATTTTGAGCATGAAAGTGAGTCATTTTGTGAAAGGGTCAGCGATATAAGGATTGTTCATTTTTCTACCACAAGATGGCAGTAAATGATTGTTACCGATTAACCGAATGGATTTATGAAATTATATCTTTGGTTTTCTTGAACATATCTTATTTTTCTTGAAAATACCCAAGATTCATGTcacaatatatataatataatagatATGTATATATGATATAGCCAAAAATAACTTTCCAACGGATATTTTGTTAACAAAGATTTTCACATTGGTCTGTTTTTATCAAGATCGCAATGTTCCCTCAAAATTACGAGAATTAAAAAAAGGTCATTATATTACCTTTAATGATGGAACTTTGTATGTTTCCAAAAGGAaacactgtgtgactgtgcagtgTTTCCCTTTGGAAACATACCAAATTCCATAAATGTGGATATTTCTGGAAATCTATTTGAACTTGTCAATCATTCTGACTGCATGTAATGTATGATAAAAGCAGGACAAACAACGCTCCGGCTTGTGAAGGTCACTTGACGGTCGACAGTAGTAAAACAGTGTCGGTTTTGTTGTGGGTTGAATGAAAGGCACTaaagtaaatacatttcctTGGGTGGCCTTACAACAGGAGGTAATTTTGACAGTGCTTGAGAGCACCCTTCCTTTATTCAATATTCAGTAAAATCAGCCATTCAGTGCATTTTTCAGTATGTGACAATAATGCAAGAAACAAACacccagtgatcactttattaggtctttattggtattctgctgctgtggcccatccacttcaagacttggcgtgttgtgtgttcagagatgctcttctgcataccactgttgtaatgtgtggttatttacgttactgtcgccttcctgtcagctttgaccagtctggccattctcctctgatgtcactGATTGCCCACAAAACTATCACTCAGcttttacaccattctctgcacactctagagagtggtgtgcatgaaaatcccaggagatcagtagcttatgagacactcaaaccaccccgtctggtacc from Conger conger chromosome 2, fConCon1.1, whole genome shotgun sequence encodes the following:
- the LOC133122116 gene encoding C-reactive protein-like isoform X1; protein product: MQLSYRDLVVLVASLLLYGFSLSSASEVGLSGKSLIFPYETDYSYVRLTPQKPLELNAFTLCMRLATELQEDRQIILFAYRTGDFDELNVWREKDGRLSFYLSGDGVNFNLPALTTFKTSLCLTWESKTGLSAFWMNGIRSARQVYKAGHTIRGKGTVLLGQDPDRYLGDYEAVQSFVGEISDVNMWDFVLTESQIKAVHSGERVPKGNIFDWNTIAYHINGNVLIVPD
- the LOC133122116 gene encoding C-reactive protein-like isoform X2 gives rise to the protein MLSYRDLVVLVASLLLYGFSLSSASEVGLSGKSLIFPYETDYSYVRLTPQKPLELNAFTLCMRLATELQEDRQIILFAYRTGDFDELNVWREKDGRLSFYLSGDGVNFNLPALTTFKTSLCLTWESKTGLSAFWMNGIRSARQVYKAGHTIRGKGTVLLGQDPDRYLGDYEAVQSFVGEISDVNMWDFVLTESQIKAVHSGERVPKGNIFDWNTIAYHINGNVLIVPD